The following are from one region of the Cervus canadensis isolate Bull #8, Minnesota chromosome 21, ASM1932006v1, whole genome shotgun sequence genome:
- the M6PR gene encoding cation-dependent mannose-6-phosphate receptor isoform X2: protein MSPLHSSWRTGLLLLLLFSVAVRESWQTEEKTCDLVGEKGKESEKELALLKRLTPLFNKSFESTVGQSPDMYSYVFRVCREAGNHSSGAGLVQINKSNGKETVVGRFNETQIFNGSNWIMLIYKGGDEYDNHCGREQRRAVVMISCNRHTLADNFNPVSEERGKVQDCFYLFEMDSSLACSPEISHLSVGSILLVTFASLVAVYIIGGFLYQRLVVGAKGMEQFPHLAFWQDLGNLVADGCDFVCRSKPRNVPAAYRGVGDDQLGEESEERDDHLLPM from the exons ATGTCCCCCCTCCACAGCTCCTGGAGGACTggcctgctcctgctgctgctcttcTCCGTGGCAGTCAGAGAATCTTGGCAGACTGAAGAGAAAACATGCGACCTGGTGGGAGAAAAGGGTAAAGAATCAGAGAAAGAGTTGGCTCTCCTGAAGAGGCTGACACCACTATTTAACAAAAG CTTTGAGAGCACCGTGGGCCAGAGCCCAGACATGTACAGCTATGTGTTCCGGGTGTGCCGAGAAGCTGGCAACCACTCCTCCGGGGCAGGCCTGGTGCAGATCAACAAAAGTAACGGGAAGGAGACAGTAGTTGGGAGATTCAACGAGACTCAGATCTTCAATGGAA GTAATTGGATCATGCTGATCTATAAAGGGGGAGATGAATATGACAACCACTGTGGCAGGGAGCAGCGGCGGGCAGTGGTGATGATCTCCTGCAATCGACACACCCTAGCG GACAACTTTAACCCTGTGTCTGAGGAGCGAGGCAAAGTCCAAGATTGTTTCTACCTCTTTGAGATGGACAGCAGCCTGGCGTGTTCCCCAGAGATCTCCCACCTTAGCGTGGGTTCTATCTTACTTGTCAC GTTTGCCTCACTGGTCGCAGTCTATATCATCGGGGGGTTCCTGTACCAGCGACTGGTGGTCGGAGCCAAAGGAATGGAGCAGTTTCCCCACTTGGCCTTCTGGCAGGATCTTGGCAACCTGGTGGCA GATGGCTGTGACTTTGTATGCCGCTCTAAACCCCGAAATGTGCCTGCTGCCTATCGTGGTGTGGGGGATGATCAGCTGGGGGAGGAGTCAGAAGAAAGGGATGATCATTTATTACCAATGTGA
- the M6PR gene encoding cation-dependent mannose-6-phosphate receptor isoform X1 yields the protein MMSPLHSSWRTGLLLLLLFSVAVRESWQTEEKTCDLVGEKGKESEKELALLKRLTPLFNKSFESTVGQSPDMYSYVFRVCREAGNHSSGAGLVQINKSNGKETVVGRFNETQIFNGSNWIMLIYKGGDEYDNHCGREQRRAVVMISCNRHTLADNFNPVSEERGKVQDCFYLFEMDSSLACSPEISHLSVGSILLVTFASLVAVYIIGGFLYQRLVVGAKGMEQFPHLAFWQDLGNLVADGCDFVCRSKPRNVPAAYRGVGDDQLGEESEERDDHLLPM from the exons AT GATGTCCCCCCTCCACAGCTCCTGGAGGACTggcctgctcctgctgctgctcttcTCCGTGGCAGTCAGAGAATCTTGGCAGACTGAAGAGAAAACATGCGACCTGGTGGGAGAAAAGGGTAAAGAATCAGAGAAAGAGTTGGCTCTCCTGAAGAGGCTGACACCACTATTTAACAAAAG CTTTGAGAGCACCGTGGGCCAGAGCCCAGACATGTACAGCTATGTGTTCCGGGTGTGCCGAGAAGCTGGCAACCACTCCTCCGGGGCAGGCCTGGTGCAGATCAACAAAAGTAACGGGAAGGAGACAGTAGTTGGGAGATTCAACGAGACTCAGATCTTCAATGGAA GTAATTGGATCATGCTGATCTATAAAGGGGGAGATGAATATGACAACCACTGTGGCAGGGAGCAGCGGCGGGCAGTGGTGATGATCTCCTGCAATCGACACACCCTAGCG GACAACTTTAACCCTGTGTCTGAGGAGCGAGGCAAAGTCCAAGATTGTTTCTACCTCTTTGAGATGGACAGCAGCCTGGCGTGTTCCCCAGAGATCTCCCACCTTAGCGTGGGTTCTATCTTACTTGTCAC GTTTGCCTCACTGGTCGCAGTCTATATCATCGGGGGGTTCCTGTACCAGCGACTGGTGGTCGGAGCCAAAGGAATGGAGCAGTTTCCCCACTTGGCCTTCTGGCAGGATCTTGGCAACCTGGTGGCA GATGGCTGTGACTTTGTATGCCGCTCTAAACCCCGAAATGTGCCTGCTGCCTATCGTGGTGTGGGGGATGATCAGCTGGGGGAGGAGTCAGAAGAAAGGGATGATCATTTATTACCAATGTGA